The DNA region CATCAGCACCCAATTTTAAAGCTTTTATTTCATTATCCTTATCTGCTTTTGAAGAAATAATAATCACAGGAGTGCGAGGAGACTTTTGTTTAACAAGACGAATAAGCTCCGCCCCATCACCATCAGCTAAGGTCCAGTTCGCCAAGACTAAATCATAATGTCTAATACCGATGAAGTATTCTCCATCCTTAAAATTCTCAGAAGAATCACTTTGATAACCAAATTGAGCAAGGTTTTCTACTATGCTCTTGTTAAGACCTATATCATCTTCTATAATCAAAATTCTCATTTTTTATCCTTTATATTTAAGAAAATTTTAAAAAGTATAACACAATTTAAGTTAATATTTATTTTTTCATTACATTTTACTTAAATTTATGAGCCAAAATTTGAATTGTTTGTTGTTGATTTTGAACCACCACCAAAAAAGCCCGATTTTGTTCCAGCCTTACTAGCACCTGCTGTTCCAGCTTTATTAAAACTATTCATACTTCTTTGATAAGCACTTTGATTTGAAAAAGCTCCTCTTTGCTGATTTGCAAAATTTTGATTATTAAAAAGCTTTGAGCCTATCCAGCTACCCAAAATTGCTCCCGCCGCACTTGCTAGCAATGTTTCTCCAAGACTTAAGCCTCCACTACTTATTTGAGCGTTATCTTTGGTTAAATTTGAAGTTCCCTCATCTATTTTCGCTGCCTCTTCCTTAATAAGAGCGTCCATTTCTTCTTTAGTTAAAACTCTTTCCGTTCCATCAAGCTGCTGTAAAACAACTCTAGTTTCAGCACTTGGAAACTGCTCTTTGATTTTGTATTGATTAGGAGCTGTTTCCTCTATAATGACAAAAGCACCTTGTTGAGCGTTTTGTGTGCTTTCACTTGAAGCTTGAGTTGAATCATTGCAGCCAACCAAAGCCCCAGCAGCAACGGCTGTTAAACCACTTATCATACCGATTTTGAGGATTTTTTGAATTTTTGACATATTTTCCCTTTAAATTTAAAATCTAAAGGAATTTTAACGCAAAATAATAAATTAAGAGTTTAAAAAATGAAAAAGCCCTTACGGGCTTTAAGATTAAAGTCTTGATTCGTAGCGTCTTAGCATATAAAGTCTCTTAAGCATTTTTTTACGAGCTGAAATTTTTTGCTTTTTACGAATTTCAGTCATAGGCTCAAAAAACCTTCTTGCTCTCACTTCAGTTACAACAAGATTTCTATCAACTTGTTTTTTGAATTTGCGATACGCTTCATCAAAAGACTCGTTAGGATGCACCTTAATACCTGGCACGACCCTCACCACCTTTCTTTAATGATTTTAATTGTGAAGCGAAATTATAATCAAATAAAGTAAATTTAACAAAAATGATATAAATAAAATTTTTATTTAAGAATTGTTTTTGTTTATTTGCATTACAATTAATAAAAACTAAACACAAGGAGTTCTTCTATGCAAGGACACATCACGCATTACACGCAAAAAAGATATATTTGGTATCTTATCACTACCATTATTATTTTTACCCTACCTTTTATAAGAATTAATGATAACCACTTTTTTCTACTAAGTTTTGACCACAAAAAGCTTCATTTGTTTTTTACCGCTTTTGATACTCAGGAATTTTATCTTATGCCCTTTGTGCTTATTTTGCTTTTTTTAACTATCTTTTTTGTTACAACTTTAGCTGGTAGAATTTGGTGTGCGTGGAGCTGTCCGCAAACTATATTTCGTGTGATTTATAGGGATATTATTCAAACAAAACTTTTAAAAATTCGTAAAAATATCAATAATAAACAAAAAGAATATGAAGGGCAATTTTTTAAAAAATTCTTAGGCGTATTACTTTTTTACCTTATTTCTATCGTGGCTGTAAGTAATTTATTATGGTATTTTATACCACCTGAAGATTTTTTCATTTATATACAAAATCCAGAAGAACATTTGCT from Campylobacter upsaliensis includes:
- the rpsU gene encoding 30S ribosomal protein S21; this translates as MPGIKVHPNESFDEAYRKFKKQVDRNLVVTEVRARRFFEPMTEIRKKQKISARKKMLKRLYMLRRYESRL
- a CDS encoding UPF0323 family lipoprotein, whose protein sequence is MSKIQKILKIGMISGLTAVAAGALVGCNDSTQASSESTQNAQQGAFVIIEETAPNQYKIKEQFPSAETRVVLQQLDGTERVLTKEEMDALIKEEAAKIDEGTSNLTKDNAQISSGGLSLGETLLASAAGAILGSWIGSKLFNNQNFANQQRGAFSNQSAYQRSMNSFNKAGTAGASKAGTKSGFFGGGSKSTTNNSNFGS